Genomic window (Vigna unguiculata cultivar IT97K-499-35 chromosome 10, ASM411807v1, whole genome shotgun sequence):
taattatcatttgtTGGTTGTtggaaaaaatacatttttttcctcCATCAGGTGTGGTGTCTGTGGACACTGGCCTTTTTGTGCTACGCCTTGGGGTTTAAATGATTGTAAGTTCCGATGGGTGCTAGCTAAAATGGGGTTGAGGGAAGTTTTGAGAGagtttattcaatttaaatgtTGTCTGCGTACTAGAAATGGTGTTCATGTTTGAGATTTTTGTTAATTTCTATTTTGAAGAACTCAAGATTGCCTAGACAGTGCCACTGTTTTGATGTCAATTCGAGTGGTAGGTTACTTTATGTTGTCCGTGTCTATTCCAAGTCAATTGCGCCAACCGATTCAGACATGTGTTTGTCTTATAGATGAGTTTGATTTGTTTGTTCTGTTAATTCTAAAACAGGTAAGTTGGTGATTTGATGTATTTGTTTAGCAGAAAGCAAATCATTTAAAATTCGCTTTGAGGGCTGTCATGCTGAATGTTGTTGCCAACCAGTGGAGTAGTAGGGATGAATTCTGTAATGGATGATATGACTTTGATTCAGCAAAGCCAGAGGCATAATTTGGTTGTAAGAGAACTTGGTGAGGAGATTGATTTAGAAATTGGACCTGGGGATGATGACCCTTCATTTGGTAACGCTACTCTAATTGGTGCACCAATGCGGGAATCTTCTGCAGAAGAACATGGTGAGAGCAAGCAGATGGGGATGGTTTCTCAACTTTCTAATGATGCTCAAGATATGTCCAAGAACCAGCAAgtgaaaaggaagaaaaaggtTGTTAAAAGATGGAGAGAAGAATGGGCAGACACCTATAAATGGGCTTTTGTAGATATGAAGGATGGGACACCTAGGATTTTCTGCTCTGTCTGCAGGGAGTATGGGCGAAAGCATAGAAGAAATCCTTATGGGAATGAGGGCAGTCGTAATATGCAAATGAGTGCTCTGGAAGAACACAATAATAGTTTGCTTCACAAAGAGGCTCTTCGTCTTCAAATGGCCTCCAAAGATAAAATTGTGGTTGACAAACCTGTTTACGTAAAAGGTTGGCCATCTCAGTATGCTAACTAGCATGAAAAGATGATATTTTTAGCATTGTCTATGAAAATGTTGATGGTGGTATACTGTGTTTTTGAATAGTTGAATTATATCACTTGCTTTGCTCTTCccaatttattttacattgtgGTCATTAGTTCTTAATAGATGTTTGTAAGTTATGTTCGAATTTTACAAAAGATGCAGTTGATCAATTTTATAGGATAACAGGAATCTGCCTCGCTGATCAATTTTGTTAGTTCcttatatatacttaaaaagTGCTACATTCTCTGGACCTGGTCCTTAATATTCAAATCTGAATACATAAACAATAGAAATACTTTCAGTTCTTATTTGAGTTGTTTCTATCCTTTCCTGATACTGAAGAGTCAGACTTCAGATTGTCATTACTCTGACAAATTTCAGTTTATTTCAGTTGTTATATATGATAGAATTTCTACTTTACAATTGACATATTCAATTTCttgaaattaaaacattttggTTATCTACACACTATATAGTATGTTGAGTTGATAAGAAGTTATCTTCTTTCTTATGAGGGTACTTATATTTTAGGTATTGTCTGACAATTCTATAAATGAACTTGCCATGTCAAAAACAGCAGGATCAATACTTGAAGCTACACTAAAAAGGGATCCTCATGAGTTTGAATTCATTCAGGCAGTCCAGGAGGCAGTTCAAGCCCTTGAAAGAGTCATAGCAAAAAATTCTCGGTGTGCTTTTATTCCAATGGctataattatgtatttatcTATCAACAAATGACAAAGTCATTCCTTTAGTTTTGGATGCATCTAATGAATATTCTCATGTTTCAGTTATGTTAACATCATGGAGCGCCTGTTGGAACCTGAACGAATGATTATTTTTCGAGTTTCGTGGGTGGATGATAGGGGTGAGACACATGTAAATCGGGGCTTTAGGGTACAATTTAACCAGTCAATGGGTCCATGTAGGGGAGGTATTCGTTTTCATCCATCAATGAATTTAAGTATTGCCAAGTTCCTTGGTTTTGAACAGGTATTATGAGTATTTTTGGTATTCATATATAACATTATTTCTTGTAAGTAATGACTTAAATCTTGCAGAATTAAGCCTTTCTTAATGCCATCGCAGTTTGTTTCCTTGAATTGGAAGCTAATATACTTCCTTTTTAATCCTTTGAGCTATTGGTCAACAAGAATGCACATCATGTGTAAaagtttttcttccatttttttttttttgggtggACAAGGTGGGGGGAATCTAAGTAATCGTTAATCCCCTACATTTGGGCTGTATGTTAAACACTTACTTTTTACATTTCATCACCATGGTAGAACCCAccttcttttcttattattcttttaacatTATCTGATGTCACTGTTGGAGATGGTAGTAGTAGTTGTCTGTTTTTCTGATTTTAAGAGATCAAACACATAATAAATGAGAGAATAAATAAGCAAATCGAGTGCTGGCATATGCAATGTCCATATAGAATTGAAGGGTGTTGAATATGGAGAAAATAgggtttgagattaatctcccttgtgtataaaccacacataggataatctatttataatagaaagaaatacaattaaaaaaagtaacggaaaataaataaagtaaataaaagatattgtttgatattgtgattaacaatatctaacaatatcttaataatatctaACAAAGGGAGTAGGAGTAAAACAATAACagggaaaaagagagagagagggagagggagagagagagagagagagagagaataaaTGCCAGAATGATATTAAAAAGATGGTGAGAGTATATAATGAATACGGAGGGGGCAGGTCAGTGTTGGAGTTTTGTTAAATACTCTCTTTGGGTGACTTTTGGGACATGGATATCTTAGATGCCTAAGAATCGTTGGAACGTATTGCACTAACATAGGATGCATGTGTTtgattcattttcttttgtgtttGATTTCTTCTACCAATGTGTTTTAACTACACATTTAGGTATGCTGTTTATGTGCAATTGATAAGCAAACCTTCCTATTTCTTATCTGCCTATTTGAGAcagtaaattaaaaatgtgaaaatcaATACTGTATGCCATACCTCTAAAATATTTCCTAATATAAAGATTGGCAAGATCTTCGAAGTATTTCTAACATGGATAGATCTTTTGTGGCCTATGTACTTTATGTTAGGAGATATAATGATTGTGACAGGAAACCTGCattcattcaaaatattaattgttcCCGTAATAAGGGGTAGAGTTTAGTTGAGTGACGATGTATCTTGAAgcctttcttttttattttgagctgCATTTTTGTTTTGGTCCACTTTTAGTTTATACAATACAATCTTCTCTACAGACTTTAAAGAATGCCTTATCGCCATACAAATTAGGAGGAGCAGCTGGTGGAAGTGATTTTGATCCAAAAGGAAAAAGTGATAATGaggtaaattttcaaattattcaatttcATCTCTAGTAGTTTTATAATTACTAAATGTTACTTTGATAAGTTGGCAGATTATGCGATTTTGCCAAAGTTTCATGAGTGAAATGTATCGCTACCTAGGGCCTGACAAGGTAACTGAAAGcatattatttttctacatCTTTTAACTGTGCCACATCCAAGTCCTATTTCATGTATATTCTTGTGATGAATCTCTATTAGGACCTTCCATCAGAGGAAATGGGTGTTGGTACTCGAGAAATGGGATATCTCTTTGGACAGTATAGACGTCTAGCTGGTCATTTTCAGGTAATGCAACCCTAACACACTAtttggtgtaaaaataaatattttacctttttcttaTGTATTTTCCTCAAACCTGATTCGCTTGA
Coding sequences:
- the LOC114166518 gene encoding NADP-specific glutamate dehydrogenase-like isoform X1, which codes for MLLPTSGVVGMNSVMDDMTLIQQSQRHNLVVRELGEEIDLEIGPGDDDPSFGNATLIGAPMRESSAEEHGESKQMGMVSQLSNDAQDMSKNQQVKRKKKVVKRWREEWADTYKWAFVDMKDGTPRIFCSVCREYGRKHRRNPYGNEGSRNMQMSALEEHNNSLLHKEALRLQMASKDKIVVDKPVYVKAGSILEATLKRDPHEFEFIQAVQEAVQALERVIAKNSRYVNIMERLLEPERMIIFRVSWVDDRGETHVNRGFRVQFNQSMGPCRGGIRFHPSMNLSIAKFLGFEQTLKNALSPYKLGGAAGGSDFDPKGKSDNEIMRFCQSFMSEMYRYLGPDKDLPSEEMGVGTREMGYLFGQYRRLAGHFQGSFTGPRIFWSGSSLRPEATGYGLVFFAQIMLADMNKELKGLRCVVSGSGKIAMHVLEKLIAYGALPISVSDSRGYLVDEDGFDYMKISFLRDIKAQQRSLRDYSKTYARSKYYDEAKPWSERCDVAFACASHNEIDQSDAINLVNSGCRILVEGSNMPCTPEAVQIFRKASVLIAPAMAAGAGGVVAGELELNHECSLMHWSPEDFESKLQEAMKQTYQRAIKAATDFGYQKESPEALVHGAVISAFLTIAQAMTDQGSI
- the LOC114166518 gene encoding NADP-specific glutamate dehydrogenase-like isoform X2; its protein translation is MLLPTSGVVGMNSVMDDMTLIQQSQRHNLVVRELGEEIDLEIGPGDDDPSFGNATLIGAPMRESSAEEHGESKQMGMVSQLSNDAQDMSKNQQVKRKKKVVKRWREEWADTYKWAFVDMKDGTPRIFCSVCREYGRKHRRNPYGNEGSRNMQMSALEEHNNSLLHKEALRLQMASKDKIVVDKPVYVKGSILEATLKRDPHEFEFIQAVQEAVQALERVIAKNSRYVNIMERLLEPERMIIFRVSWVDDRGETHVNRGFRVQFNQSMGPCRGGIRFHPSMNLSIAKFLGFEQTLKNALSPYKLGGAAGGSDFDPKGKSDNEIMRFCQSFMSEMYRYLGPDKDLPSEEMGVGTREMGYLFGQYRRLAGHFQGSFTGPRIFWSGSSLRPEATGYGLVFFAQIMLADMNKELKGLRCVVSGSGKIAMHVLEKLIAYGALPISVSDSRGYLVDEDGFDYMKISFLRDIKAQQRSLRDYSKTYARSKYYDEAKPWSERCDVAFACASHNEIDQSDAINLVNSGCRILVEGSNMPCTPEAVQIFRKASVLIAPAMAAGAGGVVAGELELNHECSLMHWSPEDFESKLQEAMKQTYQRAIKAATDFGYQKESPEALVHGAVISAFLTIAQAMTDQGSI